In the Geoalkalibacter sp. genome, one interval contains:
- a CDS encoding ERCC4 domain-containing protein, producing MMDRITVVVDTREQEPYSFDSDKVSAVRKALPAGDYSLVGLEEQVAVERKSLTDFVSTVIRGRKRFHRELEKLSAYESACVVVECNFRDLVDGRYRSDAHPHALIGTVASIVVDFGVPVYFCSDRQAACRFVEEYLTRFHRRIARCQKEMRVTRRDSGEE from the coding sequence ATGATGGACCGGATCACCGTTGTCGTCGACACCCGCGAACAGGAGCCCTACAGCTTCGATAGCGACAAGGTTTCGGCGGTTCGCAAGGCGCTGCCCGCCGGTGATTACTCACTGGTCGGCCTCGAGGAACAGGTGGCGGTGGAGCGTAAATCCCTGACGGATTTCGTCTCCACCGTCATCCGGGGGAGAAAACGATTCCACCGCGAGCTGGAAAAGCTCTCAGCCTACGAGTCCGCCTGCGTGGTTGTCGAATGCAACTTTCGCGATCTGGTCGATGGCCGCTACCGCAGCGATGCCCACCCGCATGCGCTGATCGGAACGGTCGCCTCCATCGTCGTCGACTTCGGTGTCCCCGTCTACTTCTGCTCGGACCGGCAGGCCGCCTGCCGTTTTGTCGAGGAGTACCTGACACGTTTTCACCGGAGGATCGCGAGATGCCAAAAAGAAATGAGAGTAACCCGGCGCGACTCCGGGGAAGAATAG
- a CDS encoding DUF669 domain-containing protein translates to MEHYENQSNSNLDLAQFDDAFETAEVEEREFEAVPDGKYQVNVDRVELTRAQTSGNPMLKWTLRILAPTHKGRLLWRNNVMASNENIKWLKQDLYTCGLQLQKLSDLPGHLEQLLNIKLEVTKRTRGENENIYFNRRIVMADDTGAPGAAMDDMMPF, encoded by the coding sequence ATGGAACACTACGAAAACCAATCCAACAGCAACCTCGACCTGGCGCAGTTCGACGACGCCTTCGAAACCGCCGAAGTCGAGGAACGTGAATTCGAGGCCGTCCCCGACGGCAAATACCAGGTCAACGTCGACCGGGTCGAACTGACTCGCGCCCAGACCTCGGGCAATCCCATGCTCAAGTGGACCCTGCGCATTCTCGCGCCGACCCACAAGGGCCGTCTGCTCTGGCGCAACAACGTCATGGCCAGCAACGAGAACATCAAGTGGCTCAAGCAGGACCTCTACACCTGCGGGCTGCAGCTTCAGAAGCTCTCCGACCTGCCGGGCCACCTCGAGCAGCTTCTCAACATCAAGCTGGAGGTGACCAAGCGCACTCGCGGTGAAAACGAGAACATCTACTTCAACCGTCGCATTGTCATGGCCGACGATACCGGGGCTCCCGGCGCGGCGATGGACGACATGATGCCGTTCTGA
- a CDS encoding ATP-binding protein, with amino-acid sequence MLPKTKSKPKHTLSDLTALVYGPSKIGKSTWCSKADDALFLATEPGLNALEVFQTPITCWDDLLQACAEIAEGKHKFKTIVVDTVDNAYKMCSDYVCKKFKIEHESDLGYGKGYALINNEFQRVINKLAFLPYGLILISHSQERDIETRTGKHTRIVPTLPEKARKLVTGLVDLILFCDLDMKTGEDGKPVWQRVMRTKPSPNYDAGDRTGRLPEVIPLDFSSFMKAFNNTAAGAAASAARPKPEPTASAAAKPQQ; translated from the coding sequence ATGCTTCCCAAGACCAAAAGCAAACCCAAACACACGCTCTCGGATCTCACCGCCCTGGTGTACGGCCCGAGCAAGATCGGCAAGAGCACCTGGTGCTCCAAGGCCGATGACGCACTGTTCCTGGCGACCGAGCCGGGCCTGAACGCCCTCGAGGTGTTCCAGACCCCGATCACCTGCTGGGACGACCTCCTGCAGGCCTGCGCCGAGATCGCCGAGGGCAAGCACAAGTTCAAGACCATCGTCGTCGACACGGTGGATAACGCCTACAAGATGTGCTCGGACTACGTCTGCAAGAAATTCAAGATCGAGCACGAATCCGACCTTGGCTACGGCAAGGGCTACGCGCTGATCAACAACGAGTTCCAGCGCGTCATCAACAAGCTCGCCTTCCTGCCCTACGGGCTGATCCTGATTTCCCACTCCCAGGAGCGGGACATCGAGACCCGGACCGGCAAACACACCCGCATCGTGCCGACGCTGCCGGAAAAGGCGCGGAAGCTGGTCACCGGTCTGGTGGATCTGATTCTGTTCTGCGACCTGGACATGAAAACCGGCGAGGACGGCAAGCCGGTCTGGCAGCGCGTGATGCGCACCAAGCCCAGTCCCAACTACGACGCCGGTGACCGCACCGGCCGACTCCCCGAAGTCATCCCCCTCGATTTTTCGAGCTTCATGAAAGCGTTCAACAACACGGCAGCCGGAGCTGCGGCGAGTGCCGCCCGGCCGAAGCCGGAGCCGACCGCGAGTGCGGCGGCGAAACCCCAACAGTAA
- a CDS encoding PD-(D/E)XK nuclease family protein: protein MSELMTTTYSMWRLFRNCRMACKWRYIDELVPLERDPNLAFGSVIHDCLECWHGERYLAKVLDHIDRTYPNRAQDDHQQADWHLARAMMSVYAEHYPAEEFEVVALEKTFEGPIVNPATGATSRSFILAGKVDGIVRQDGQYFLLEHKTASQIDASYLERLWTDFQIILYAWYLEQTLGITVSGIIYNVLVKAKLRQGKGETEAEFEARRAELIAKSKTGKSSAKRKLPEDDETFQQRLQEKYLEPGMFHREVLYISRDQFEELRAELWELSKAMLDARRRDTFYRNTSYCFQYGRPCAYFQLCRSGGNPNVIENHFQRIAPHEELRDGAGENAAPVF, encoded by the coding sequence ATGAGCGAGCTGATGACCACCACCTATTCCATGTGGCGGCTGTTCCGCAACTGCCGCATGGCCTGCAAGTGGCGCTACATCGACGAGCTGGTGCCGCTCGAGCGCGACCCCAATCTGGCCTTCGGCTCGGTCATCCACGACTGCCTGGAGTGCTGGCACGGCGAGCGGTATCTGGCCAAAGTCCTCGACCACATCGACCGGACCTATCCGAACCGTGCGCAGGACGATCATCAACAGGCCGACTGGCATCTCGCCAGGGCCATGATGAGCGTCTATGCGGAACACTATCCGGCCGAAGAGTTCGAGGTCGTCGCGCTCGAGAAAACCTTCGAAGGTCCCATCGTCAACCCGGCGACCGGGGCGACCTCGCGCAGTTTCATTCTCGCCGGAAAAGTGGATGGCATCGTCCGTCAGGATGGCCAGTACTTCCTGCTGGAACACAAAACCGCCTCGCAGATCGACGCCAGCTACCTGGAGCGGCTGTGGACCGATTTCCAGATCATCCTCTACGCCTGGTACCTGGAGCAGACCCTCGGCATCACGGTCAGCGGCATCATCTACAACGTTCTGGTCAAGGCCAAGCTGCGCCAGGGCAAGGGTGAGACCGAAGCCGAATTCGAGGCCCGCCGGGCTGAGCTGATTGCCAAGTCGAAAACCGGCAAGAGCAGCGCCAAGCGCAAGCTGCCGGAGGACGACGAAACCTTCCAGCAACGGCTCCAGGAGAAGTACCTCGAGCCGGGCATGTTTCATCGCGAGGTGCTCTACATCTCCCGCGACCAGTTCGAGGAACTGCGGGCGGAGCTATGGGAACTCTCCAAGGCCATGCTCGACGCCCGTCGGCGCGACACCTTCTACCGCAACACCAGCTACTGCTTCCAGTACGGAAGGCCCTGCGCTTACTTCCAGCTCTGCCGCTCGGGCGGCAACCCCAACGTCATCGAAAACCATTTCCAACGGATCGCCCCGCACGAAGAGCTGCGGGACGGAGCCGGTGAAAACGCCGCTCCGGTGTTTTGA
- a CDS encoding sigma-70 family RNA polymerase sigma factor, whose amino-acid sequence MVSQNSYDGIDKYAADLIRHKARQLVGKAGFTEDDRPDLEQELMIDLLQRMRHFNPAKAKKTTFMARIVERHISTILEARFAQCRDWRLCQTSLNEPLDNGEGDSTERIDFLDSEGSLGGGTRETRERLAHEIRMDLGQAIASLPEELRDLCLRLHDSTMAEVAREMCIPRTTLYDRLNKLRDAFREAGLEDYL is encoded by the coding sequence ATGGTTTCTCAGAATTCTTACGACGGCATCGACAAGTATGCCGCCGACCTCATTCGGCACAAAGCACGTCAACTCGTAGGCAAGGCCGGATTCACCGAGGACGACAGACCCGACCTCGAACAGGAACTGATGATCGATCTGCTGCAGCGGATGCGGCATTTCAATCCCGCCAAGGCCAAGAAGACCACCTTCATGGCCCGGATCGTCGAACGTCACATCTCCACCATTCTGGAGGCCCGGTTCGCCCAATGCCGGGACTGGCGGCTCTGCCAAACATCACTCAACGAACCCCTCGACAACGGTGAGGGCGACAGCACCGAGCGGATCGACTTCCTGGATAGCGAAGGCTCTCTTGGGGGCGGCACACGCGAAACAAGAGAGCGCCTCGCCCATGAGATCCGCATGGATCTCGGCCAGGCCATCGCCTCGCTGCCGGAAGAGCTCCGGGATCTGTGCTTGCGCCTGCACGACAGCACCATGGCCGAAGTCGCCCGGGAGATGTGCATTCCCAGAACCACCCTCTACGACCGGCTGAACAAGCTCCGGGACGCGTTCCGCGAGGCCGGACTCGAGGACTACCTGTGA